The genomic DNA CACGCGCATGGCCGCCTTCGACAGTTCGCTTCTCACCCCAGCCGCATGAGACAAATGGGATCACCCACCGTCGGTGAGGCATACGTGCGCTGGTCGATCCGGTAACGGATACGCCGCCGATGGCACCACTCGGCAACCCATACGGCCTCCTCCACCGTCGTCGTCACCGATCCCGGAATTATCAATCGACTCAAGCACCGATCTACCAATATGGCAACCGTGCGCTGCTGAGGCAGAAATTTTCGCGCATCGAACGTCACCGGATTCGCGCGACCGTAGGACAGCGCCGATAACTCGGGGAACCGTTCGGGATCGTTCAGGACGCTGACCAGCCAGAGATGATCCACCCGGTCTTTCACCGATCCGGCATCCAGATGATGAAACCGGATCGGGAACCCGGCACAGGCGCGATTGAGAACCAGCACTTCCTGCCTTCGTAGATTACAGGCCAGCACATGTCGCCCGAGATCCAGGCTTTCCATGAGAAGGAGCGGAATCTCAGCCACCCCCGCGCCCACATATAGACTGGTGCCGCCCGGCTGTAGTCGCGGCAGGAGCGCCTTCGCCAGCTTCAGACCAAGCCGCTGACAAAGTCCGCGCTTCGCCGCCCAAAACTCATCCCCGCCTTCGTCACAATAAATCGGACCCAGTCGAGCGTAGTCGAGGCGCGCGAAGACCTCCCTCATCGCCCGCCGAGCGGCCGTCCCCACGTTCATCAGTTTACGGGCCATGATGCTCCACACCGGCCACACCTGTTGCCGCGATACCTGCGCCAACGACTACTGGGCTCATAAGATTGAGAGTTAACCTATCTCGCGTGTCGCTCGATTGACGGCAATGCGCATATCTGACGTTCGCCGCGACTGGACACTACCGAGGACGCCGCCAGGGCCTGCGCCTTCCACCACGGCACGGCGCCGTCACCATCGCAGGGGCCCGCTCTGCGCCCCCACCTGTGGATGGTTGAGAAGCCGCGCCATCACTGGCTACGCGACAATTTCTGTGCCGATACCCTTGTGGGTGAAGATTTCCAACAGAATGGCATGGGGCGTGCGGCCATCGATGATGTGCGCCTTCCCCACCCCCCCGGCCAAAGCATCCAGGCAGGCGTGAACTTTGGGTAACATGCCCTCGCTGATCGTGCCGCGCTTGACCATCCGCTGCACGTCTTTGCGGGAGACCGTCGGCAGGTGGCGACCATTGGCATCGCGGATGCCCTTCACATCGGTCAACATCACGAGTTTTTCCGCCTTCAATGCTGCGGCAATCGCGCCGGCCACGAGGTCGGCGTTGATGTTGTACGTATTGCCTTCCCGATCCGTTCCGATCGGCGCGATGACAGGGATGTAATTGTCTTCCTGGAGCTTCAAGAGCAGCGTGGGATCGATCGATTTCACGTCGCCCACAAACCCGAAATCGGCATCCGAATCATCCGAATCGAGGTCCTTTTCAATGCTTTCCGCCCAGGCCTTCGCCGTCAGCGGCTTGGTCAACATCAACCCGCCGTCCTTGCCGCTGAGTCCGACCGCTTGTCCGCCGTGTCGATTCAAGAGGTCGACGATTTCCATATTGATCCGGCCGGCCAGTACCATCTCCACAATTTCCATCGTGGCCGCGTCGGTCACTCGCACCCCGTGCCGAAACTTCGCGACCATTCCCAGTCGATCCAGCATCTGATCGATTTGCGGCCCCCCGCCATGCACGATCACGGGGTTGAGCCCGACATACTTCAGCAACACCACATTCTGGGCAAATCGCTCTTTCAGGGGCGCATCGGTCATCGCATGCCCCCCGTACTTGATGACGACCGTCTTGCCCTTGAAGGTGCGGATGTAGGGCAGGGCCTCGATCAGCACGTCCGCTTTCTTAATCAATTTGTTCATGCGCTCCCCCCGTCCAGCCTGCCGCTTACAGAATATAGCGGCTCAAGTCTTGATCCTTCACAATATTCTGCAAGCGCTCCCGCACATACCCGGCGTCCACGACGATGGTCTTTTCGTTCATCTCGGACCCTTCGAACGACACCTGTTCCAGCAACCGCTCCATGATCGTAAACAGCCGCCGGGCGCCGATGTTTTCCGTCCGCTCGTTGACCTGTACTGCCGTCGCCGCAATCTCCGCCAATCCGTCATCCGTAAACTCGACGGTGAGCCCTTCTGTCGCCATCAACGCCTGATACTGACGCACCAGCGCACCTCGCGGTTCGGTCAGGATACGCACGAAGTCGTCTTTGGTGAGCGGCGCCAACTCGACACGGATAGGGAACCGGCCCTGCAGTTCGGGAATCAAATCCGACGGCTTGGCGACATGAAACGCGCCCGCGGCGATGAAGAGAATATGGTCGGTCTGCACGGCGCCATGTTTCGTGCTGACCGTGGAACCTTCCACAATCGGCAGTAAGTCGCGCTGCACCCCTTCGCGGGACACATCCGGTCCCATCGCGCGCTCACGCCCGGCGATCTTGTCGATCTCATCCAAAAAGACAATGCCGGTCTGCTCGACCTTCGTGATGGCCTCCCGAACGACTTCGTCCATGTCGATCAGCTTTTGCGCTTCTTCCTGGGTGAGATGCTTCAGCGCATCGGGCACTTTCATCATCCGTTTCTTTTTCTTCCCTTGAAACATGCCGCCCAGCATGTCGCGCAAGTTCCCTTCAAGATCCTCCATGCCGCCGGCATTGGAAATCACCCCCAGCGGCAACGCTCGTTCCTTGACCTCTACTTCCACAGATCGCTGATCGAGTTTGCCCTCGCGCAGTTGCAGACGAAGCTTGGATCGCGTGGCATCCGGCGATTCGGTCGGCTCCGAAGCATCGGCACGCGCCCCGGAAGGTTCAAATCCAGGCGAAGCCGGACGGGACGGTGCACCAGGCAACAGGAGATCGAGGAGTCGCTCTTCTCCAAGGCGCGACGCCTTCCCCTGCACCTCTTCCAAGTGTTTGGTCTTCACCAAACTGATGGCCAGCTCGGTGAGATCACGAATAATCGATTCGACATCCCGGCCGACATACCCGACTTCGGTAAATTTGGAGGCCTCCACCTTGATGAAGGGCGCTTCGGCCAATTTCGCCAGGCGTCTGGCAATTTCGGTTTTCCCCACGCCGGTCGGCCCGATCATGATGATGTTCTTCGGCATGACCTCATCACGCAGCTCAGGAGCCAACCGCTGACGGCGCCAGCGGTTACGCAGGGCAATGGCGACCATACGCTTGGCATCGTGTTGACCGATGACATAGCGGTCCAGCGCTTCAACGATCTGGCGGGGCGTCAAGCTATTCACATTGAGGGGACGGGACGTCAATTCGGTCGTCATAGCAGGCAGATCCTAACGCGAGAGTGATTCGATCACAATCTGTTGGTTCGTATAAATGTCGATCCCGCCGGCGATCATCAGGGATTCCCGCACGACCTGTTCGGCGACCAGTTCGGAATGTCCCAGTAATGCACGAGCAGCGGCCAGTGCATAGGGTCCGCCCGACCCAATGGCCAAAATGCCGTCCTCGGGCTCAACTACATCTCCGGTTCCGGAAATGATGAAGGAGTGATCGAGGTCGGCAACGGCCAGCAATGCCTCCAAGCGCCGCAACACACGATCGGTCCGCCACTCCTTCGCCAGTTCCACGGCGGCCCTCGTCAGGTTTCCCCGATACTCGGCCAATTTGGCCTCGAACTTTTCAAACAGGGTGAAGGCATCGGCCGTCGCGCCGGCAAACCCCGCCAGCACCGTATCGCCGTGCATACGGCGCATTTTCCTGGCATTGTGCTTCATGACCGTAGTGCCGACCGTGACCTGTCCATCACAACCCATCGTCACCTGACTGTCTCGCCTCACACACAGCACCGTCGTGGATCGAATAATCATCGAGACCCCTTCTGCTTGATGACTTCGCTCGCCTCCGTGGTACGCACGGCACGAGGGTGAGTGCGATCGTATAACGCGAGCAGTTGGTCCGTCGCAAGATGTGTATATTTTTGTGTCGTACTGAGCGAGGCATGTCCAAGCATTTCCTGAATGGCACGCAGATCGGCGCCTTCATCCAGCAAATGCGTGGCAAACGAATGGCGCAAGGTGTGAGGATGAACCGCGCCTCCGGTCAGCTGCCGCGAATACTTGGCCACAATGCGCGCAATGGTTCTGGTGGTCAATCGTCCTCCGCGGCGGTTTCGAAAGACGGCCACGGGATCCGACGATTGCCCTGAGGACGGTCCCGCCACCATCGAGATCTGCGCGTGGTAGGCATCGATTGCCTCCAGGGCAATGCTGCCCAGCGGAATGACCCGTTCTTTCCGCCCCTTCCCGCGCACGCGCACCAGTCCTTCGCTCCGGCTGATATCGTCGCAATTCATGCCGACCAACTCGCTGACGCGAGCCCCCGTGGAATACAAGGTCTCGAGGATCGCACGATCCCGTACCCCTTCCCGCTCCGTTCCACCGGGGAACTCCATCAACGCACCGGCATCGTCTTTCGTGAGGACCTGGGGAAGGTGCTTGGGAAGTTTCGGGGCGCGCACATCCTCTGCGGGGTTCACTTCCAACTGCCCGATGCGCACCAGATACCGGAAGAAACTGCGCAGACAGGCCAGCTTTCTCGCCAACGAGGTCTTCTTTTCCCCCTTGCGATCACGTGCGGCGAGAAATTCGCGAATCAGAGCCGGTGTCACCGCGTGAGGAGCCAGCGGCCCGCCCGGCTTCAGCACCCCCAGCGCGAAGGCGTGGAACTGAGCCAGGTCGGACGCATAGGCACGAATAGTTTGGGGGGACGCGCTCTGCTGGACAGAAAGGACGTCTAGGAAAGTCCGGATTGCGCGATCCATGCGTCAAAATCCTCAACAGCTCGTTGCTGGATGAGACGCCGCTTCTGATCCTTGTCGCGCGTCTTGACGGTGACAGGCGGGAACAGCCCGAAGTTCGTATTCATCGGCTGAAAATGGGCCGGATCGCTCTTGGTAATATGCGCAATCAAACAACCGTGGGCGCTGTTCGGCGGCGGAGTCACCAACGGCTGGTCCGCCAGGCCTCGCGCCGCATTGATGCCTGCTATCCCTCCCATCGCGGCCGACTCGGTGTACCCTTCGACCCCGACCAATTGTCCGGCAAAAAATACGGTGCCACGGGACTTGAGCTGGAGCGTCTCGCGCAGCAATTGCGGCGAGTTGATGAAGGTGTTGCGATGGAGACTGCCGAGCCGTAGAAATTCGGCATTCTCCAGCCCCGGAATGAGACGAAACACCCGTCGCTGCTCCGGATACGTCAGTTTGGTCTGAAACCCGACCATGTTGTAACAAGTCCCATGCGCGTTCTCGGTACGAAGCTGCACCACGGCGTAGGGGCGCACGCCTGTCTTCGGATGCTCCAGCCCGACCGGCTTGAGCGGTCCGAACTGCATGGTCTGCCGACCACGCTCGGCCATGACTTCAATCGGGATACAACTTTCAAAATAGGCAATTTTCTCGAACTCTTTCGGCTGGACCTTCTCGGCCGTCATCATCGCGTCGTACAACGCATTGTACGCAGCTTCATCCAGCGGGCAATTGAGGTAATCAGCCCCCCCCTTGCCGTACCGTGACGCACGATAGACGATGTCCATGTTGATCGACTCCGCATCGATAATGGGCGAAATCGCGTCAAAGAAATAGAGATGCCGCTCGTGCGTCAATTCGCTGATGGCTTTCGATAACTTTTCCGACGTGAGCGGACCGGTCGCGATGATGCAGACGGCGTCCTGCGGGATCTCCGTGACTTCCTCACGCATGATCCGGATGTTCGGATGCCCCTCCAGCGCCTGCGTGATCACCCGGGCGAACTGCTCGCGATCGACCGCTAACGCCGAGCCGGCCGGCACACGCGCCTCCTCCGCCGCACGAATCACTAGCGAGTTCAGGCGACGCATCTCCGTCTTCAGAATGCCGGGCGCATTGAGCGGATCGGCGGATCCAAGGGAGTTCGAACAGACGAGCTCTGCCAGATCACCTGTCTTATGTGCTTTGGTCATCTCTTTGGGGCGCATTTCGTAGAGCGTCACCTTGGCGCCACGATTCGCTGCCTGCCAGGCGGCTTCTGTGCCGGCCAGACCACCCCCGATGATCACGATGTCTTCACGCATGAATGGGAAACCTTTGAAAAGATGGAAGGAGGCCCATTGTAAGAATCGCCTTTTCTCGATGTCAAGAAACGGGAAGCAGACCAATCGGCAGGCCTGCCGGAAAAGGCCCTCTGAGTTTGTTGCTCCTTTTTGCCAGACCGTGCTAGACTCTGGCCGCGTGGGCGATTAGCTCAGGGGGAGAGCGCTTCCTTCACACGGAAGAGGCCACTGGTTCGATACCAGTATCGCCCACCAATTTTTCAACGACTTCCGAGACAGTACTCTCCGACACACGCAGCACTGTGGTCATTTTTGTGTCACGGTGTGACCGTCGGTCCAGAATCTCCACTCCATCTCGCAGGCTTTCCGGGTAATGATGCGCATAGCGTTGCGTCATCATCGGAGACTTGTGCCCGAGGAGCCGTTGCACCTTGTAGAGATCCACTCCCGACTGGACCAGCCGCGTCGCAAAGGTGTGGCGGAGGTCATGGAAATGGCAGTTCACGATGCCAGCCTTTGCCATCGCAGGCCGTAATGCCCGTCGCAGATGGTTGGGATCTAACCGTGTACCGGCAAGACTTGGAAAGACCAGTGCGGTTTTGATGTGCCGCACTTTGGCCTTCTCCGTCAGAAGCGCCATCATAGTGTGATTCAATGGCACAGTCCGCCGCTCCCCGTTTTTGGACTCAAACACAGTCGCAGTTCTTCGGAACAGATCCACGCCAGTCCAGGTCAGTGACAGGATCTCACCCAGCCGCATCCCGCTATGGAGCGCGAACACCACGAGCTCGCGTAACCACGACGGACAGGCATCGAGCAATCGCGCCTCCTCGTCCTCCATCAGCCACCGGTCTCGTTTCGTCACGCCCTTTTCGAGAGACACGCGGCTGACCGGATTGTCTCGGCACCATTCCCATTCCCGCTTCGCCAGGTTGAAGGCCTTTCTCAAGCAGGTGAGCTCTCGATTGATCGAGGCAGGTTTCACCCCGGCAGCATACCGTCGGCTTTTATACTCCACGATCAGCTTGGGGGTAATCTCGCCGAGCGTCCGCTCTCCGAAGAAGGCACGGAAGCGCTTGACGAAGGCATGTCCGGTTTGTCGGCTGGCCAATTTCACGAGGTGCTCTCGCTCAAAGCGATCCATCAATTCCGCGAAGGTTCGAGACTGTTCCTCCGCCCGCTCAAAATACTGCCCTTCGATCAATTGCACCTTCACCTTCGCCATGATGGCGTCAGCCAAGGCTCGATTCGATGACCCTGTCGACCGGCGAATGCGTTGCCCCTGAAACACGATATTCATCCACCAAATATTCCCTCGCTTAACGAGCCCCATCGTTGTTCTCCTTTCCAAGAGGGCTCGCTGTTGGTCTGGTTTCCCCGTGGCGAGGAGTATAGACGGCGCGTTTGGCCGCTTCAATGAGGTGGTCTACGTCACCAGCTTTATGGCGCGGCGCGCGCGGAGGCCTGTGACGAGTGCCGGAAGAAAAGCCATTGAGCCAGGACTGAATGGCCTCAGGTTCAAAGCGAACGAGGCCATGAATGCGACGGCAAGGAATCTTGCTCTTGGAAACCCAGAGATAGAGTGTGGATTCTTTGATATTGAGCCAAGCCGAGAGCTCTTTGACGGTAAGCATGTGCAGATACACCGGGGGAGTCTGCCGACACCCCCAGTCCCCCTAACATGGGCTGCCCGCGTGGCCGCCGGCAGTCCGGTGAAACCGAGTGGGTTGCTTGAGCAAGCTCCGGTGTCGGTCCTTCCACCTGGAGATGCCCCTGACAATTTCGTTCAGTAGCCATTCTTCCCCTCCAGGGGTGGCACAAATGACCGCCAACATCGGCGTCAGGGTGTCACTCACCCATCGTTTCACGTTTTGCAGGGTCTGCACCTGCTTCTCCTGGGCCAATCGCCCCTTCTGAAATCCCTCCGTCAGGAGGGCGTACCACTCCAACACTGGAGCCCGGTACCGTTCTTCATCCTCGGCATCCTTCGGAATCTGCCGGAAATCCACATACGATCTCAGTAAGCCAACTACCAACTCCTTCCAATCGGCTTCATCTAAACTGGCTAATGCTCTCGCGCATTGTTCGGCGCGATCCTTCTTGAGTTCTAATTCCCACCGTGTCCCGTAGTCCTGCCAGTTCTCATGTCCTTTGCTCTGAAGTTCGAGCCGCTTGTCATAAATCCGCAAGAGGGTCTGACTCTGCGGACTCCCAAAGTACATCGTCTCGCCGGTCGTGGCCCCGCTCCCATGCGTCAGGTTGGAGACGATATGCCGGACCTGAGCCGCACGCGTCACACATTGACTTGCCGAGACGGCTTCGCGAATGGTCGAGACCGGCACCGTTCCTGCCCGATCATCGAGCGCACAGTCGATCCGCGTCACATGGCCCTGTTGAGCATGCACCCACTTGAGGAGGGTTCGGATCTGATCCAGTGTCAGGGCGGACGCCAGGCCGCCCGACAAATCCACATGGATTTCATTCGGACGACGAGGCGCATTCGTGCCCAGTTTTCCGACGCCGCGTAGCCCGTCTGCCCGCATCCAGGACAAGGGATAGCCTCGAAATCCACCTTTGGCCTTGCTCCAATCGCCACCGAGGACCTTCATGGTTTCTTGGGGATTGGTGGCCAGGACCGTAAAGGCGAGCCAATCAATGGTGAGGGTGAAGCTCGAATCCATAGAATCTATCGAACTCCTGTACGGAGCGCTGTGGGTAGCGCCCCCGTGTTACCAAGACGGGGGCCATTCCGCTCCGCCCCGCAGCCTATCGGCATGCGGCGCGGACCGGCTTCGCCTCCCGGTGACGGACGACCGTGTTGCTCTAAACAGGGCTCCATTCGGAGTGTCTTCTCGTCCTTGTGATCGTTCCGGTGCATGCTCAGACCTTATGCAAACGCCACCACGCAGTAAAGAACCCTCTAGAGGACAGGAGGGGTCACGAGGGGACAAATAGCGGACAGATTATCGAATGGCAGATGGGGGAAGGGAAGTAGGCATAAGCATGCTTATGTGCGCTTTGCTGCGCTGGTGGCGGCTGCAACGCATATGCCTTTGGATCGGCTATACGATAGGCGAAAGAAAATCGAACTGTCGCAAGGTGCGAAAAAAAAAGTTACAAAGAACAAGAGTCAGTCAAATTTGATTGGCGGATGTGAATGTCACGCTACCTATGTGCAGGTCAGCAATCGCGAAGAAAGAAATCCGTCGCTAGAGACTTGGGCTTTGGTGGCGGCATTGCAGAATAGTGCGTGATGAGCGAGCTTCCCCAGGGACAGTGTGGATGTGTCGCCCCGAGGCGGCGATTTACCAGGAAGTTGGGAAATTAGTCAACCGTACGGAATAACGCTGCTCCTCAATCATTCTGAACCAAGTTCGGAAAACCATCCATGAAGGTCTGCCCTAATATGGTTACTGCTGGCCTACGATCAGAAGGTGTCTGGATCTCAACTGCAGTCCACGCTTCACTCAAATCTCCCTGCATCTTCTTCTGAAGAATGACGACAAAGCGGCGTTTTGTCGTGGTGACGAAAATACCCACGGTGGGGGTCTTTTCATCGATTACGCGGAATTCAACCTTGCCTCCACCCTGGACGGCTGTACAGAATGCTCTACCTAGAGTCTTGGTTTCTTGTCGCCATGCGGCGACTGGTTCGTCCCGGAGGTGAAGCGGAAATTTTGCCTTACGTACCGTCTTTTCGCAGGCACTGTCGTACTCTCTCCATTTGATCTCTTCTGCAAGCTTTTCTGTGATCTCCTTTCTCCTGTCTCTGACATTTCGGTGCAAGTCTCTAGCGAGCCACTGGAGTTCCGAATATTCATTGGAATTGGTTTCCTCATGTTCTCCGAGTGGGAGTTCATTGGACAGACTTTGCAGAATGTCGAGGCCTTCCTGGCTTTCTGGCACTTTGTAAATCGCGTTCAACATCATGTCTAAAAATTTTTGACAGTCGTCAAGTTGTCGGGAAATCGGCACCTCTATTGGGTAGGTATCACGGTGAGTATTAACCATAGAAGCACTGTCACCTGTAGACCGGCTTTCCCCTTCATAATCCAGGGCGCCAGAAGCCTCGCCTACGGAAAAGGTATAGTGCGCATCGAAATACATGTTTGGCAGGTCGGGGGGGAATGGCGGTAAGGGCACTGCGTTCTGAACGGCTTGACGCGCAGCATGGTCGTATTGCTCATTCCCGGATGACTGCTCGACCGTCACGCTACTGATCCGCCCATCCCGTTCCAGGCGGAATCCCACCACAGCCGTCATACCTCTTCCGGATTTATCCACTGGTGGAGATGTCCAGAACCCGGCGATTCTAGCTTGCACACGCGCCAAATAAGGGTTGGACCCAGTCCCCCCTGCTACCCGCAGTCGAGCATCGGGTTTGGTGCGAGGAATGCTGGCGGCCACCGGGGGAGCGATCACGGCCGGCTGCGGCTCGCGAAACATCGGCTTTGCTTCCCGTATCGAGTCGGAAAATTTCCCTCGCGGAGTCGTATGCGACAAGAGCTTACAGGGCTTGTTTACCTCTGGCTGGTAAGCGTTGGACGAGGGTATCTCTGCGGCAATGGCCGATTGAGAGGTATTCCATATCTCTCCAACTAATGAGAAAGCGGATCCAAAGAGAAGGGTTACAATAATGAACAGCACCCGGTAGGTCAGATGACTAGTGGAGTCGATCTCTCCCATCTTCACACCCCTCTGCCTTTTCTTTCTGAGTACACACCTTCGCCTTTTGAGCTAATGGCTCCATCTTGCCAGACAACATATCGGCAATTTTCATTCGCTGATATTTCGTAAAGTCAGATTTGTAGTCAGTCACTTTATAGTCATCATAGTTGTAATAGACGGCAAAGGTGAATGATTCATATCCCCTCTCGCCCACCTTGGCATGTAGAAGCGCCCGACATTTGTAGTCAGGGATATTCTTACTAACATCCTCTGGGTAAGTGACCCTCGTCTGAATCAGTGGCGTCGTTTCTTCCGGCCATCCGTTCTTGACTAACTCCTTGAGTGTGATCTTTTGTAGATCGCTCCTAGCTGCGGCGTTCCCACAGCTATATCCATCAAACACCGGCCCGAGAAGGGAACATCCAATAATCTGAGTGGCGACAATCAAACTGGCGACGATTAAAAATATACATTGGGTCATTCCTTTTCCCCCAACCTTTTCACCAAGCCAACCCCAAAATCGCTTCACGCCCATTGGGGATGGCATAGTAGCCTCTTTGCGATCAGTTGGGAAGTAAGTGGGGGTCGCTATAGCCGGTGTCGGATTGTTCAATTTTCGTCACTCGCATTGGAAGAAATGGATGGTACCCCTTGGCGAGACCTGCGCTCCTGAATAAAGCCCTCTACAGACATCGCCCCTATTGGCGGAGATGTGTATTCTCAGGAAGTAGATTTCCATTTCCGCAAGCCAAGATGTGTCATCTGAATGACTAGGTGGGGGAAGACCTTATATTCAAAGACGCGGGACAGCCGTAGACGAAAAGTTGCCTGATCCATTTATACAACTGCGCCGATTCGGCTGAATGTCGCCTTGCAACTCTGTTTGACTTGACCCAACACAGATAAAGGGGGCCATTATGGAGCACGTATACGAGGACTTAGTTTGTTGGAGAATCACCCGCGATCCACTCATTTTTGCGAGCCGTCAGTATAACATCGGGGGGAATCACAGCTGCCCCGATATGGTTGCGCTGAATCTGAGAAACAAAGAGGTTTGGATTGTCGAGGTGTCTACCAACTCGGTTCCCAAAGACTTGGCCTGCCGTATTAATGATCGGGATGAGCACTGGATCGTTAAGCTAAAGGAGATGTTAATTCAGGGCAACTCGCTTGTTGATGAATCTTGGCGGTTCATTGTGAAGGCATTTATAAGGCGGGATGTCGCAACAGGATTCAAAAGGATGCTGGGTGGCACCATACCCCCCAATGTTGAGATTAATATAATCGAAGACCTGGGTTTTTTATGGAGCGAAGATTGGTGGAAATGGGACAAGCAAGGATCTTGAATTTGGAAAGCAGGACACTATCGCAAAGCGCGTGATGTCATGGGCGCGCTAATCATAGTCATAGCGAACCTCAAGTTGCATTTCGGATGAAGGATAGGAACCGAAGTGGTCTCTTACGCAGGACATCAACTATCCAGAGTGACCACTTCCCTCTCCTGACTACTTGGTTTGTGCTCCATGCCGCTGATTAGGCTATGTAATGTCATCCCCCCCGCCGGACACGTTTTCTGGAACCTTCATGCTGTGCTTTGCCCATCGCGATTAGTCCGACCAAACCGCGATACCCATAAATGCCCGCCCGGATCAGGTTATGGCGTATGTTGCTTCGTGCCATGAAGTGGCTTGGGGATCAATCAGCTGCGTGTGAGCAGGCGGGCAAACTCGGCGGCTGAAATGACCGGAACGCCGCTGTACTCTGAAGCAACGAAATCCTTGTCGCCGGTGACAAAATAGTGAGGCTGAGGGTGGGTCGCCAGCAGGTCTAGAAACAGCCGATCCCGTTCATCACGAATCGGAGCGGTGCTTGTCGCCGGGACTACCAGGTCGGCTTGCACTCTCAACTCAGCCAGCCAGTTCATCGGCGCGATGGCGGCATGCATAAAGTAACGTTGGAGGGTAGGACGGCGGAGGACTGCGATCAGTTCTGCCAAAGTGGCCTCACTCATGACAGCCACGATCTGTCCAGATCGAATAGCATTTAGGATGAGGGCGGGGGCACTGGTACGGGACATCAACCCCGACACCAGGATATTGGTGTCAAGAACGACGCGCACGCTGCGCTCGCACTGCCGCGACTTCAGCCGCGATTTGCTCCGCTGTGAGAGGGCCCAACTCTTGGACGGCACGGCGCAGTTTTCGAACCATCTGCCCAAATCGTTGGCGACTGGCCTGGCGTTCCGGAGATTCCAAAATGACCATGTTTGCGCCCCGTCGAATCGATACGGGCTTGCCCCATCCCTTGACCCAGGAGGAGGGAATCACCACGCCTTCTTTAGTGTACTTCACGGCTTTCATCGGCAACGCATCCAGTGTATCCGCAGGCAGTATACCATGGTACTGCGGCTCCGTAGTCAACGGTCGGCGATTTTGCGAGCCGCTCGACCGTCGTTCATGACTGCATGTTCAGACTGCCCGATTTCGACCATCCCCTGCTGGTTCACGATCCTGTAATCCGAGGCCAGTTCACTGTGGTCATTTTTGTGTCAGAAATTATCTAAAACCTTAAAATCTCCTGTACACAGTAGAAGCGATAGAAAGCTCGTAACCACCTGACATGTAACGCTTTTGTGGGGAAACCATTGCAACAGCGAACAATTCAAAAATCTAGCTTTTCCCCTTCACACGGAAGAGGCCACTGGTTCGATACCAGTATCGCCCAC from Nitrospira sp. ND1 includes the following:
- a CDS encoding helix-turn-helix domain-containing protein, translated to MLTVKELSAWLNIKESTLYLWVSKSKIPCRRIHGLVRFEPEAIQSWLNGFSSGTRHRPPRAPRHKAGDVDHLIEAAKRAVYTPRHGETRPTASPLGKENNDGAR
- a CDS encoding replication initiation factor domain-containing protein, which translates into the protein MDSSFTLTIDWLAFTVLATNPQETMKVLGGDWSKAKGGFRGYPLSWMRADGLRGVGKLGTNAPRRPNEIHVDLSGGLASALTLDQIRTLLKWVHAQQGHVTRIDCALDDRAGTVPVSTIREAVSASQCVTRAAQVRHIVSNLTHGSGATTGETMYFGSPQSQTLLRIYDKRLELQSKGHENWQDYGTRWELELKKDRAEQCARALASLDEADWKELVVGLLRSYVDFRQIPKDAEDEERYRAPVLEWYALLTEGFQKGRLAQEKQVQTLQNVKRWVSDTLTPMLAVICATPGGEEWLLNEIVRGISRWKDRHRSLLKQPTRFHRTAGGHAGSPC
- a CDS encoding energy transducer TonB, translating into MGEIDSTSHLTYRVLFIIVTLLFGSAFSLVGEIWNTSQSAIAAEIPSSNAYQPEVNKPCKLLSHTTPRGKFSDSIREAKPMFREPQPAVIAPPVAASIPRTKPDARLRVAGGTGSNPYLARVQARIAGFWTSPPVDKSGRGMTAVVGFRLERDGRISSVTVEQSSGNEQYDHAARQAVQNAVPLPPFPPDLPNMYFDAHYTFSVGEASGALDYEGESRSTGDSASMVNTHRDTYPIEVPISRQLDDCQKFLDMMLNAIYKVPESQEGLDILQSLSNELPLGEHEETNSNEYSELQWLARDLHRNVRDRRKEITEKLAEEIKWREYDSACEKTVRKAKFPLHLRDEPVAAWRQETKTLGRAFCTAVQGGGKVEFRVIDEKTPTVGIFVTTTKRRFVVILQKKMQGDLSEAWTAVEIQTPSDRRPAVTILGQTFMDGFPNLVQND
- a CDS encoding putative toxin-antitoxin system toxin component, PIN family, which codes for MSRTSAPALILNAIRSGQIVAVMSEATLAELIAVLRRPTLQRYFMHAAIAPMNWLAELRVQADLVVPATSTAPIRDERDRLFLDLLATHPQPHYFVTGDKDFVASEYSGVPVISAAEFARLLTRS